From a region of the Impatiens glandulifera chromosome 4, dImpGla2.1, whole genome shotgun sequence genome:
- the LOC124936277 gene encoding ubiquitin-conjugating enzyme E2 variant 1D has product MTLGSGGSGVVVPRNFRLLEELERGEKGIGDGTVSYGMDDGDDMYMRSWTGTIIGPHNSVHEGRIYQLKLFCDKDYPEKPPSVRFHSRINVACVNHETGLVESKKFGILGNWHREYTMEDILIQLKKEMASSHNRKLVQPPEGTFF; this is encoded by the exons ATGACGCTCGGCTCAGGAGGATCGGGTGTCGTAG TTCCTAGAAACTTCAGATTGCTGGAGGAACTTGAACGAGGAGAAAAGGGCATTGGAGATGGAACTGTTAGCTACGGGATGGACGATGGAGATGATATGTACATGCGCTCTTGGACTGGAACCATCATCGGCCCCCATAAT TCAGTACATGAAGGCCGCATTTATCAACTGAAGCTTTTCTGCGACAAGGATTACCCTGAGAAGCCGCCAAGTGTTCGATTCCATTCTAGGATCAATGTGGCTTGTGTCAACCATGAAACAGGGCTG GTGGAATCAAAGAAATTTGGAATCCTGGGGAATTGGCATCGAGAGTATACAATGGAAGACATACTGATTCAGCTGAAAAAGGAGATGGCATCTTCTCATAATAGGAAGCTTGTGCAGCCTCCTGAAGGTACCTTTTTCTAA